Proteins co-encoded in one Oreochromis aureus strain Israel breed Guangdong linkage group 3, ZZ_aureus, whole genome shotgun sequence genomic window:
- the LOC116332042 gene encoding uncharacterized protein LOC116332042 isoform X1, which yields MSLSAVLLLLLHLTVCNSQNISFFLSKLDLGFVGAINFYTKEKYVNDSSSLTVRLMWNSQYCTLDFSFGCQESSCGYVSALIRTVGQEVSGEWCQNELRFVLPSPINAVGSLSIPSFNWVSGIKNNIGSWVTAVAFDLRNRSDTRKENSSPQSTVIPFVRVPSNCRRDFSPLMFDPDGDQVKCRYGNSSLSECNACDPPSVLSLSSSNCTLSFSPTADSNQGRYGVQLLMEDFPIKNINMTSADGNKTIKTPNDALSLVPIQFVLIVDPQVSSCTEGDFLPKFLPPTPANRARLYTPVNKTLEISISAEAKNSMISELLFSGPYDAIQNKTGTGTFTLRWTPSKSQDNDTLPFCFVVQALSKETKYHSDLRCVSVTVGNAPVNSVPVNSVPVNSAPASASAFVLVMGSFLSTLILAFPSI from the exons ATGTCGCTCTCcgcggtgctgctgctgctgctgcatctgaCGGTCTGCAACTCGCAGAATATTAGTTTCTTCCTTAGCAAATTAGATTTAGGCTTTGTTGGCGCAATCAACTTCTATACAAAAGAGAAGTATGTAAATGATTCCTCCTCG CTGACCGTTCGCCTAATGTGGAACAGTCAGTACTGCACTCTCGATTTCTCATTTGGTTGCCAGGAGAGCAGCTGTGGGTATGTGAGTGCTTTGATACGCACGGTCGGCCAAGAAGTCAGCGGAGAGTGGTGTCAGAATGAACTTAGGTTTGTTCTGCCATCTCCCATTAATGCGGTTGGTTCACTCAG CATCCCTAGTTTTAATTGGGTTAGTGGCATCAAAAACAACATTGGATCATGGGTAACTGCAGTAGCATTCGACCTGAGGAACCGCTCTGACACCAGAAAAGAAAACTCCTCACCCCAGTCTACCGTGATCCCATTTGTGAG AGTTCCTTCAAACTGTCGGAGAGATTTCAGCCCGTTGATGTTTGACCCTGATGGTGATCAGGTTAAATGCAGATATGGAAATTCCTCACTCTCGGAGTGTAACGCCTGTGATCCACCATCTGTCCTCAGCCTCTCATCA TCCAATTGTACTCTGTCGTTCAGTCCCACTGCCGACAGTAATCAGGGCCGTTATGGAGTACAGCTGCTGATGGAGGACTTTCCCATCAAGAACATCAACATGACTTCAGCTGAtggcaataaaacaataaaaacacctAACGATGCTCTCAGCTTAGTGCCGATCCAGTTTGTTCTGATAG TGGATCCCCAGGTCTCATCCTGCACAGAGGGAGACTTTTTGCCCAAATTCTTGCCTCCAACCCCAGCCAACAGAGCTCGGCTCTACACCCCTGTTAATAAGACTCTGGAAATCAGCATCAGTGCTGAGGCAAAAAACTCCAT GATCTCTGAGCTGCTGTTCAGCGGACCGTATGATGCAATTCAGAATAAAACTGGAACAGGAACGTTCACCCTGAGATGGACGCCGTCTAAATCACAAGACAATGACACCCTCCCCTTCTGCTTTGTTGTCCAGGCACTTTCCAA GGAAACCAAGTATCACTCAGACCTTCGATGTGTCAGCGTGACTGTTGGAAATGCTCCTGTTAATAGTGTCCCTGTTAATAGTGTCCCTGTTAATAGTGCCCCAGCTAGTGCTTCAGCTT TTGTCCTGGTCATGGGATCTTTCCTTTCAACTCTTATTCTTGCCTTCCCTTCCAT ATGA
- the LOC116332042 gene encoding uncharacterized protein LOC116332042 isoform X2: MSLSAVLLLLLHLTVCNSQNISFFLSKLDLGFVGAINFYTKEKYVNDSSSLTVRLMWNSQYCTLDFSFGCQESSCGYVSALIRTVGQEVSGEWCQNELRFVLPSPINAVGSLSIPSFNWVSGIKNNIGSWVTAVAFDLRNRSDTRKENSSPQSTVIPFVRVPSNCRRDFSPLMFDPDGDQVKCRYGNSSLSECNACDPPSVLSLSSSNCTLSFSPTADSNQGRYGVQLLMEDFPIKNINMTSADGNKTIKTPNDALSLVPIQFVLIVDPQVSSCTEGDFLPKFLPPTPANRARLYTPVNKTLEISISAEAKNSMISELLFSGPYDAIQNKTGTGTFTLRWTPSKSQDNDTLPFCFVVQALSNCPGHGIFPFNSYSCLPFHMNMDKIRD; encoded by the exons ATGTCGCTCTCcgcggtgctgctgctgctgctgcatctgaCGGTCTGCAACTCGCAGAATATTAGTTTCTTCCTTAGCAAATTAGATTTAGGCTTTGTTGGCGCAATCAACTTCTATACAAAAGAGAAGTATGTAAATGATTCCTCCTCG CTGACCGTTCGCCTAATGTGGAACAGTCAGTACTGCACTCTCGATTTCTCATTTGGTTGCCAGGAGAGCAGCTGTGGGTATGTGAGTGCTTTGATACGCACGGTCGGCCAAGAAGTCAGCGGAGAGTGGTGTCAGAATGAACTTAGGTTTGTTCTGCCATCTCCCATTAATGCGGTTGGTTCACTCAG CATCCCTAGTTTTAATTGGGTTAGTGGCATCAAAAACAACATTGGATCATGGGTAACTGCAGTAGCATTCGACCTGAGGAACCGCTCTGACACCAGAAAAGAAAACTCCTCACCCCAGTCTACCGTGATCCCATTTGTGAG AGTTCCTTCAAACTGTCGGAGAGATTTCAGCCCGTTGATGTTTGACCCTGATGGTGATCAGGTTAAATGCAGATATGGAAATTCCTCACTCTCGGAGTGTAACGCCTGTGATCCACCATCTGTCCTCAGCCTCTCATCA TCCAATTGTACTCTGTCGTTCAGTCCCACTGCCGACAGTAATCAGGGCCGTTATGGAGTACAGCTGCTGATGGAGGACTTTCCCATCAAGAACATCAACATGACTTCAGCTGAtggcaataaaacaataaaaacacctAACGATGCTCTCAGCTTAGTGCCGATCCAGTTTGTTCTGATAG TGGATCCCCAGGTCTCATCCTGCACAGAGGGAGACTTTTTGCCCAAATTCTTGCCTCCAACCCCAGCCAACAGAGCTCGGCTCTACACCCCTGTTAATAAGACTCTGGAAATCAGCATCAGTGCTGAGGCAAAAAACTCCAT GATCTCTGAGCTGCTGTTCAGCGGACCGTATGATGCAATTCAGAATAAAACTGGAACAGGAACGTTCACCCTGAGATGGACGCCGTCTAAATCACAAGACAATGACACCCTCCCCTTCTGCTTTGTTGTCCAGGCACTTTCCAA TTGTCCTGGTCATGGGATCTTTCCTTTCAACTCTTATTCTTGCCTTCCCTTCCAT ATGAATATGGATAAAATCAGAG ATTGA